In Juglans microcarpa x Juglans regia isolate MS1-56 chromosome 8D, Jm3101_v1.0, whole genome shotgun sequence, the following are encoded in one genomic region:
- the LOC121242933 gene encoding histidinol-phosphate aminotransferase, chloroplastic-like isoform X1 codes for MPPNPFLLSFVVDSTESFMGAIEIYNASSLCLIKRNTGSEQFVAPQLHRPICSIEGKRTWVFAMTSTVPSVQHVDEGQQRLTGDSFIRPHLRKLSPYQPILPFEVLSSRLGRKPEDIIKLDANENPYGPPPEVFEALALMKFPYVYPDPESRRLRAALAQDSELESEYILAGCGADELIDLIMRCVLDPGDKIVDCPPTFTMYEFDAAVNGAFVIKVPRKADFSLNVEQITDVVEREKPKCIFLTSPNNPDGSIIDDEVLMKILELPIFVVLDEAYIEFSGIESKMKWVKKHENLIVLRTFSKRAGLAGLRVGYGAFPLSIIEYLWRAKQPHNVSVAAEVSACAALQNPSYLEKVKDALVQERLRLYNFLKEVPFLNPYPSHSNFILCEVASGMDAKKLKEDLAKMGVMIRHYNNKELKGYVRMSVGKPEHTDALMNCLRLLS; via the exons ATGCCACCGAATCCCTTCCTCTTGAGTTTTGTCGTTGACTCCACTGAG AGTTTCATGGGTGCCATTGAAATTTACAACGCCTCCTCTCTCTGTTTGATCAAGCGCAACACCGGTTCTGAACAATTTGTTGCGCCTCAATTGCACAGACCCATTTGTTCAATTGAAGGGAAACGCACATGGGTCTTTGCTATGACCTCCACTGTTCCTTCAGTACAACACGTCGATGAGGGTCAGCAGCGCTTGACCGGTGACTCCTTCATTCGACCCCATTTGAGGAAGTTATCTCCTTATCAGCCCATTTTGCCTTTCGAG GTATTATCATCTCGTCTTGGAAGGAAGCCTGaggatatcatcaaattagATGCAAATGAAAACCCCTATGGTCCTCCCCCAGAG gTTTTCGAAGCTTTGGCCTTGATGAAGTTTCCATACGTCTATCCAGACCCTGAAAGCCGCCGTTTGCGTGCTGCCCTTGCCCAAGATTCAGAACTTGAATCTGAGTATATTCTTGCAGGATGTGGGGCGGATGAGCTCATTGATTTGATTATGag ATGTGTGCTTGATCCTGGTGACAAGATAGTGGACTGCCCTCCAACCTTTACAATGTATGAATTTGATGCTGCAGTAAATGGTGCATTTGTAATAAAAG TTCCAAGGAAGGCAGATTTTAGCttgaatgtagaacaaataacagATGTTGTTGAACGGGAGAAACCCAAATGCATATTTTTAACATCTCCCAACAATCCAGATGGGAG TATAATTGATGACGAAGTTCTCATGAAAATCCTTGAGCTTCCCATATTCGTTGTGCTGGATGAAGCATACATTGAGTTTTCAGGAATTGAGTCAAAGATGAAATGGGTGAAAAAGCATGAGAATTTAATTGTTCTTCGAACATTTAGCAAAAGGGCTG GTTTAGCTGGACTTCGTGTGGGATATGGAGCATTTCCATTGAGTATTATTGAGTATCTTTGGAGAGCAAAGCAACCTCATAATGTTTCGGTTGCTGCTGAAGTTTCTGCTTGTGCAGCTTTGCAGAATCCCTCATATCTTGAG AAAGTGAAAGATGCTTTGGTACAAGAAAGGTTGAggctttataattttcttaaggAAGTGCCATTTCTCAATCCATATCCCAGCCATTCTAATTTCATTCTTTGTGAGGTTGCATCTGGAATGGATGCTAAGAAGCTAAAG